In one window of Protaetiibacter larvae DNA:
- a CDS encoding S8 family serine peptidase has protein sequence MQLRGARRGTRGLTVRRASLAVAGVLVGATVLAGGVAPATAAGSDVVREAQYWLDAYGIRSAWSVTRGAGVTIAVIDTGVGSPPELSGAVVGGTDFSGLGSADGRTPVGPDGEHGTLVASLAAGRGTGANSGVIGSAPEASILAISIGFEGGDSDEQIAGAVRWAVDHGADVINMSLTRNTLDWPESWDDAFGYANAHDVVVLAAAGNRGSGTTEVGAPATMPGVLTVAGVDRGGTTSHDASAQGVTIGVAAPSEDLVGAMPDGSHVRWNGTSGATPIVAGVVALVKAAHPELDAANIINRITSTARDAGPAGPDVSYGFGLLDAYAAVTAPVAAVDANPMGDLAEWIRVNRRQDASTPQVAPGPAPVERPPVPPAPNDPIGTLLPSALLLRQVGAPLLALLVIVFLVGGVVWGAVRAYGPAARRR, from the coding sequence GTGCAGCTGCGCGGAGCCCGGCGCGGCACGCGGGGCCTGACGGTGCGGCGCGCCTCGCTCGCGGTCGCGGGAGTGCTCGTCGGGGCGACGGTGCTCGCCGGCGGGGTCGCCCCCGCGACGGCCGCGGGTTCCGACGTGGTGCGGGAGGCGCAGTACTGGCTCGACGCGTACGGCATCCGCTCCGCGTGGTCGGTGACGCGGGGCGCGGGCGTGACGATCGCCGTGATCGACACCGGGGTCGGCTCGCCGCCGGAACTGAGCGGCGCGGTCGTGGGCGGCACCGACTTCTCGGGCCTCGGCTCGGCGGACGGCCGCACCCCGGTCGGTCCGGATGGCGAGCACGGGACGCTCGTGGCATCGCTCGCGGCGGGGCGCGGCACGGGCGCGAACTCGGGTGTCATCGGCAGCGCGCCGGAGGCGTCCATCCTGGCGATCTCGATCGGCTTCGAGGGCGGCGACTCCGACGAGCAGATCGCGGGGGCGGTGCGCTGGGCGGTCGACCACGGCGCCGATGTGATCAACATGTCGCTCACCCGCAACACCCTCGACTGGCCGGAGAGCTGGGACGACGCCTTCGGCTACGCCAACGCGCACGATGTGGTCGTGCTCGCCGCGGCCGGCAATCGCGGGTCGGGGACGACCGAGGTGGGTGCCCCCGCGACGATGCCCGGCGTGCTCACGGTGGCCGGCGTCGACCGCGGCGGCACGACGAGCCACGACGCGTCCGCGCAGGGCGTGACGATCGGCGTCGCGGCCCCCAGCGAGGATCTGGTCGGTGCGATGCCGGACGGCAGCCATGTGCGCTGGAACGGCACGAGCGGCGCCACCCCCATCGTGGCGGGCGTCGTGGCGCTCGTGAAGGCCGCCCATCCCGAGCTCGACGCCGCCAACATCATCAACCGGATCACCTCGACCGCGCGGGACGCCGGCCCGGCCGGCCCCGATGTGTCGTACGGCTTCGGGCTGCTTGACGCCTACGCCGCCGTGACGGCGCCCGTGGCCGCGGTCGACGCCAACCCGATGGGGGATCTTGCGGAGTGGATCCGGGTGAACCGTCGCCAGGACGCCTCGACACCGCAGGTGGCGCCCGGCCCTGCGCCGGTCGAGCGTCCGCCCGTGCCGCCCGCCCCGAACGATCCGATCGGCACCCTGCTGCCGAGCGCGTTGCTGCTGCGCCAGGTGGGGGCGCCGCTGCTCGCCCTCCTGGTGATCGTGTTCCTCGTGGGCGGGGTGGTCTGGGGAGCGGTCAGAGCGTACGGACCGGCCGCCCGCAGGCGGTAG
- a CDS encoding NAD(P)/FAD-dependent oxidoreductase, which translates to MRKILIVGGGYAGFYTAKKLEKHLRRGEAEVTMVDPLPYMTYQPFLPEVAAGGIEPRHAVVPHRRHLKRTHVVTAKVTRVDHATKTAVITPSVGEPWTVEYDTLVLTAGAVSRTFPIPGVADEAIGLKNIEEAIAIRDRLTQNFVKASNLPAGPERDRLLTVVVVGGGFAGIEVLGELRSFASSLVGQYENLSFEDTHFHLIEAMGRIMPEVSLKTSHWVLKNLAERGDNVHLDTQLSSATGGVIQLSTGESFESDLIIWTAGVMANPVVRTTDLPIEERGRIRARADLRIVDENGEFVPEAWTAGDVAAVPDLTGGGVGGFCVPNAQHAVRQGKLLAKNLVAELRGESPREYIHKNAGAVAGIGLYHGVFQSGKISIKGFIAWLMHRGYHGLAIPMWERKARVFSNWIINFLFRRDLVGIPARDVPREAFETFASRPKA; encoded by the coding sequence GTGCGCAAGATCCTGATCGTCGGCGGCGGCTACGCCGGCTTCTACACCGCCAAGAAGCTCGAGAAGCATCTGCGTCGCGGCGAGGCGGAGGTCACCATGGTCGACCCGCTGCCGTACATGACCTACCAGCCGTTCCTCCCGGAGGTCGCCGCCGGCGGCATCGAGCCGCGTCACGCGGTCGTGCCGCACCGCCGTCACCTGAAGCGCACCCACGTCGTCACGGCGAAGGTCACCCGGGTGGACCACGCCACCAAGACGGCCGTCATCACGCCGTCGGTGGGCGAGCCGTGGACGGTCGAGTACGACACCCTCGTGCTGACCGCCGGTGCCGTCTCGCGCACCTTCCCCATCCCGGGCGTCGCGGATGAGGCGATCGGCCTCAAGAACATCGAGGAGGCGATCGCCATCCGCGACCGTCTCACCCAGAACTTCGTGAAGGCGTCCAACCTGCCCGCCGGCCCGGAGCGCGATCGGCTGCTGACGGTGGTCGTCGTGGGCGGCGGCTTCGCCGGCATCGAGGTGCTCGGCGAGCTGCGTAGCTTCGCGAGCTCGCTCGTCGGCCAGTACGAGAACCTCTCGTTCGAGGACACCCACTTCCACCTCATCGAGGCGATGGGGCGCATCATGCCCGAGGTGTCGCTCAAGACGAGCCACTGGGTGCTCAAGAACCTCGCGGAGCGCGGTGACAACGTGCACCTCGACACCCAGCTGTCGAGCGCCACGGGCGGTGTCATCCAGCTCTCGACGGGCGAGAGCTTCGAGTCGGATCTCATCATCTGGACCGCCGGCGTCATGGCGAACCCGGTGGTGCGCACGACCGACCTGCCGATCGAGGAGCGCGGCCGCATCCGGGCGCGCGCCGACCTGCGCATCGTGGACGAGAACGGCGAGTTCGTGCCCGAGGCCTGGACCGCGGGCGACGTCGCCGCGGTCCCCGACCTCACGGGTGGCGGCGTGGGCGGCTTCTGCGTGCCCAACGCCCAGCACGCGGTGCGCCAGGGCAAGCTCCTCGCGAAGAACCTGGTGGCGGAGCTGCGCGGCGAGAGCCCGCGCGAGTACATCCACAAGAACGCGGGCGCGGTGGCCGGCATCGGCCTGTACCACGGCGTGTTCCAGAGCGGGAAGATCTCGATCAAGGGCTTCATCGCGTGGCTCATGCACCGTGGCTACCACGGCCTCGCGATCCCCATGTGGGAGCGCAAGGCGCGCGTGTTCAGCAACTGGATCATCAACTTCCTGTTCCGTCGCGACCTCGTCGGCATCCCGGCGCGCGATGTGCCGCGCGAGGCCTTCGAGACCTTCGCCTCGCGCCCCAAGGCGTAG
- a CDS encoding ABC transporter permease — protein sequence MTALIQTKPAVFPTTLTKHVGVRETISQTFTMAYRALIRLRRTPEQWADVLLVPFIFTFMFAFLFGGAIAGGVTAYLPMLIPAIVVQGVVQASVVTGTQLREDMDTGVFDRFRSLPMARIAPLAGALLTDTIRYAVITGLTMFVGFLIGWRPGGGWGLLVAAVLVIVTAWAVSWIWALLGVKARTAGTVQGIAMLIMMPLTFFSNAFVPTSTLPDWLRPVAEMNPVSHLITAFRGLANDGTWTVDVWWTLLGAAVIVAVFAPLAVRAYMRKA from the coding sequence GTGACCGCCCTCATCCAGACCAAGCCCGCCGTCTTCCCGACGACCCTCACCAAGCACGTCGGCGTCCGCGAGACCATCTCGCAGACCTTCACGATGGCCTACCGCGCGCTCATCCGGCTGCGCCGCACGCCCGAGCAGTGGGCGGATGTGCTGCTCGTGCCGTTCATCTTCACCTTCATGTTCGCGTTCCTGTTCGGCGGTGCGATCGCCGGCGGTGTCACGGCCTACCTGCCCATGCTGATCCCCGCGATCGTCGTGCAGGGCGTCGTGCAGGCCTCCGTCGTGACGGGCACGCAGCTGCGGGAGGACATGGACACGGGCGTCTTCGACCGCTTCCGCTCACTGCCGATGGCGCGCATCGCCCCGCTCGCGGGCGCGCTGCTCACCGACACCATCCGCTACGCGGTGATCACCGGGCTCACGATGTTCGTCGGCTTCCTCATCGGCTGGCGTCCCGGCGGCGGATGGGGCCTGCTCGTGGCCGCAGTGCTCGTGATCGTCACCGCATGGGCGGTCAGCTGGATCTGGGCGCTGCTCGGCGTGAAGGCCCGCACCGCGGGCACCGTGCAGGGCATCGCGATGCTCATCATGATGCCGCTGACGTTCTTCTCGAACGCCTTCGTGCCCACCAGCACCCTGCCCGACTGGCTGCGGCCGGTGGCCGAGATGAACCCCGTCTCCCACCTCATCACGGCGTTCCGCGGGCTCGCGAACGACGGCACCTGGACGGTCGACGTCTGGTGGACGCTGCTCGGCGCCGCCGTCATCGTCGCGGTGTTCGCGCCGCTCGCCGTGCGCGCCTACATGCGCAAGGCGTAG
- a CDS encoding ATP-binding cassette domain-containing protein translates to MTTLASREYAIDAEGLVKVFGSNRAVDGVDLRVEPGIVYGVLGPNGAGKTTTISMLATLLTPDAGTARIFGHDVVAEPNVVRQLIGVTGQYASVDEKVSGLENMIVFGRLLGLGHREAKRKGLELLESFGLAEAARRPVGKYSGGMRRRLDLASSLISQPPLIFLDEPTTGLDPRTRGQMWDVIRDLVANGSTVLLTTQYLDEADQLANRIAVIDSGKVVAEGTADHLKGLVGTASLQLRLDEGSQPEAALATIERVLGVHGTLTPEQARITAPMADPERVTDLLIAFREQGIRLTEVSVEKPTLDEVFLTITGHDASERDETPIPEEVAA, encoded by the coding sequence GTGACCACCCTCGCATCGCGTGAGTACGCGATCGACGCCGAAGGACTCGTCAAGGTCTTCGGCAGCAACCGCGCCGTCGACGGCGTCGACCTGCGCGTCGAGCCCGGCATCGTGTACGGCGTGCTCGGCCCCAACGGCGCCGGCAAGACGACCACGATCTCCATGCTCGCCACCCTGCTCACCCCCGACGCCGGCACCGCCCGCATCTTCGGGCACGACGTCGTGGCGGAACCCAACGTCGTGCGCCAGCTCATCGGCGTCACCGGCCAGTACGCCTCCGTCGACGAGAAGGTCTCGGGACTCGAGAACATGATCGTCTTCGGCCGCCTGCTCGGCCTCGGACACCGCGAAGCCAAGCGCAAGGGCCTCGAACTGCTCGAATCGTTCGGCCTCGCCGAAGCCGCCAGACGCCCCGTCGGCAAGTACTCCGGCGGCATGCGCCGGCGCCTCGACCTCGCCTCGAGCCTCATCTCGCAGCCGCCGCTCATCTTCCTCGACGAGCCCACCACGGGCCTCGACCCGCGCACCCGCGGGCAGATGTGGGATGTCATCCGCGACCTCGTTGCGAACGGCTCCACCGTGCTGCTCACCACCCAGTACCTCGACGAGGCCGACCAGCTCGCCAACCGGATCGCCGTCATCGACAGCGGCAAGGTGGTCGCCGAAGGCACCGCCGACCACCTCAAGGGCCTCGTCGGCACCGCCTCCCTGCAGTTGCGCCTCGACGAAGGCTCGCAGCCCGAGGCCGCCCTCGCCACGATCGAGCGCGTGCTCGGCGTGCATGGCACCCTCACCCCCGAGCAGGCGCGCATCACGGCCCCCATGGCCGACCCCGAACGGGTCACCGACCTGCTCATCGCCTTCCGCGAGCAGGGCATCCGCCTCACCGAGGTGAGCGTCGAGAAGCCCACGCTCGACGAGGTGTTCCTCACCATCACCGGCCACGACGCGTCCGAACGCGACGAGACCCCCATCCCCGAGGAGGTGGCGGCGTGA
- a CDS encoding Clp protease N-terminal domain-containing protein, whose translation MSDATRSAHHGDPRHELGGDPIVRADFGALFGVASLEATNRGAPNVEAEHLLLAFLFDRRGKATTLLGPLGLNYEAFTDALAKEREHTLAAVGVRLPEPARLTAAPRVRGGRPRFGSSAKDAWERASRNARASRGGRPRTMDLELVRGILSAELGTVPRALVRGGFDRHELLAALDAALTSPRKDNTQ comes from the coding sequence ATGTCTGACGCCACCCGCAGCGCCCACCACGGCGACCCGCGTCACGAACTCGGCGGCGATCCGATCGTCCGTGCCGACTTCGGCGCGCTCTTCGGGGTCGCCTCCCTCGAAGCCACCAACCGCGGCGCCCCCAACGTCGAGGCCGAGCACCTGCTGCTCGCCTTCCTCTTCGACCGGCGCGGCAAGGCCACCACCCTGCTCGGACCACTCGGGCTCAACTACGAGGCCTTCACGGATGCGCTCGCCAAGGAACGCGAGCACACCCTCGCCGCCGTCGGCGTCCGACTGCCCGAACCGGCCCGGCTGACCGCCGCCCCCCGGGTGCGCGGCGGACGCCCGCGCTTCGGATCCTCCGCGAAGGACGCCTGGGAGCGCGCCTCCCGCAACGCGCGCGCCTCCCGCGGCGGACGCCCGCGCACCATGGACCTCGAACTCGTGCGCGGCATCCTCTCCGCCGAGCTCGGCACCGTGCCGCGCGCCCTCGTCCGCGGCGGATTCGACCGTCACGAACTTCTTGCCGCGCTCGACGCGGCGCTCACCTCCCCACGAAAGGACAACACCCAGTGA
- a CDS encoding TetR/AcrR family transcriptional regulator: protein MTRMPATERRAALARAALVVVDRDGVHAATTRAIVAEAAMPLASFHYAVPSRDELLRDVVELVVDDESDAALAGLLAEAVDVRDAIRRTLTAYLDHVRLAPGREQAMFELTQYALRTPELADLPAEQYGRYHATAATLLTAAEAHLGIRWVVPVAALARLIVTLTDGITLAWLADRDDAAAENTIDLATDALAPFAQPAP from the coding sequence ATGACGCGCATGCCCGCGACCGAACGACGTGCCGCGCTCGCGCGAGCCGCACTCGTGGTCGTCGACCGTGACGGCGTACACGCCGCCACGACCCGCGCGATCGTCGCCGAGGCGGCCATGCCCCTCGCGAGCTTCCACTACGCCGTCCCCTCCCGCGACGAGCTGCTGCGCGACGTCGTCGAGCTCGTCGTCGACGACGAGTCGGATGCCGCCCTCGCGGGCCTGCTCGCCGAGGCCGTCGACGTGCGCGACGCCATCCGCCGCACCCTCACCGCCTACCTCGACCACGTGCGGCTCGCCCCGGGCCGAGAGCAGGCCATGTTCGAGCTCACCCAATACGCACTGCGCACCCCCGAGCTCGCCGACCTGCCGGCCGAGCAGTACGGCCGCTACCACGCGACCGCCGCGACCCTGCTCACCGCCGCCGAGGCCCACCTCGGCATCCGGTGGGTCGTCCCCGTCGCCGCACTCGCCCGCCTCATCGTGACCCTCACCGACGGCATCACCCTCGCCTGGCTCGCCGACCGCGACGACGCCGCAGCCGAGAACACCATCGACCTCGCGACCGACGCCCTCGCGCCCTTCGCCCAGCCCGCCCCCTGA